From one Terriglobia bacterium genomic stretch:
- a CDS encoding class I SAM-dependent methyltransferase gives MTDQARVPGTSRRVLDALLFMAGSPLETLRWAHHRSQRNHVERFCRPLDKIFPGIGGTSIALAGAEGLAGEVFDRDLMYLCLLAKHLNPTRTLEIGTLYGRTTLNLAMNTTEAARIWTVDLGAAEIGIGKQPADVGMKFRNTPFAGKITQIIHDSRTLDLDPLLPLDLVFIDGDHRYQSVKQDTLKCLPAIRRGGVLAWHDYGLSEDVTAWLDESRATRGLDIWCLPESCVAVHRRP, from the coding sequence ATGACTGACCAGGCTCGAGTGCCGGGGACGAGCAGGAGAGTCTTGGACGCCCTGCTGTTCATGGCGGGCTCGCCGCTGGAAACCCTCCGCTGGGCGCACCATCGCAGCCAGAGAAACCATGTGGAGCGCTTCTGCCGGCCGCTGGACAAAATCTTTCCCGGTATCGGCGGTACTTCGATCGCGCTGGCGGGGGCTGAAGGGCTCGCGGGCGAAGTCTTTGATCGCGACCTGATGTACTTGTGTCTGCTCGCCAAGCACCTGAACCCCACGCGCACCCTGGAGATCGGGACACTGTACGGCAGGACGACATTGAATCTCGCCATGAATACTACCGAGGCGGCAAGGATCTGGACGGTGGATCTCGGCGCCGCGGAAATCGGTATCGGCAAGCAGCCAGCCGATGTCGGCATGAAGTTTCGTAACACGCCATTCGCGGGCAAGATTACGCAGATCATCCATGACTCGCGGACCCTGGACCTCGATCCCCTCTTGCCGTTGGACCTGGTGTTCATTGATGGAGACCACCGCTACCAGAGCGTCAAGCAGGACACTTTGAAGTGTTTGCCCGCAATCCGTCGCGGCGGCGTCCTGGCGTGGCACGACTATGGCTTGTCGGAAGACGTGACCGCGTGGCTCGACGAATCGCGCGCCACGCGCGGCCTGGACATCTGGTGCCTGCCCGAGAGCTGTGTGGCGGTGCATCGCCGGCCCTGA
- a CDS encoding glycosyltransferase, protein MVTAATAIGDEIGFGAARLAVSVIIATYRRRELLCDTLRHILNQGYPNLEVIVVDQTEPGLGEGIDHDLLACVQYVRTAQPNLSRARNLGLDRSHGAILLFCDDDIVPCQDWIAAHARRYCDPQVMAVAGGERVCGSSLADKSVQRARWKRLIFRLLMLGQNLKTRLTGQAVSGRIGNRIVAQFSASGAILHDWTVQGTGDVDFAKGCNMSFRRQVFEIVGRFDPGCTGREETDLFLRMKRAGLRVLYDSSAAVLHLKSDVGGTRVSDPAAHYQWLFYYEAYFFLKNFPWRYFPLFLARLLPEIAGCGKAVGLRGAKLLWRSLKQAGAAARQARTNPELAGTDPSCGRSALAPHSTQHP, encoded by the coding sequence GTGGTCACAGCAGCGACAGCCATCGGCGATGAGATTGGGTTCGGCGCCGCACGCCTCGCCGTGTCGGTGATCATTGCCACCTACCGCCGCCGCGAACTCCTGTGCGACACACTCCGGCACATCCTGAACCAGGGCTACCCCAACCTGGAAGTAATCGTGGTGGACCAGACGGAGCCTGGCTTGGGCGAGGGGATTGACCACGATTTGCTGGCGTGCGTGCAGTATGTGCGGACGGCGCAGCCCAATCTTTCTCGCGCCCGCAACCTCGGGCTCGACCGCAGTCATGGCGCCATCCTTCTGTTCTGCGACGATGACATCGTTCCCTGCCAGGACTGGATTGCGGCGCACGCGCGCCGCTACTGCGATCCCCAGGTGATGGCCGTCGCCGGCGGAGAACGGGTGTGCGGTTCCAGCCTGGCCGATAAAAGCGTGCAGCGCGCCCGGTGGAAGAGGCTGATTTTTCGCCTGCTGATGCTCGGTCAGAACCTGAAAACCAGGTTGACAGGCCAGGCCGTGAGCGGCCGCATCGGCAACCGCATTGTCGCCCAGTTCAGCGCCAGCGGGGCGATCTTGCACGACTGGACCGTGCAGGGGACCGGCGATGTGGACTTTGCCAAGGGCTGCAACATGTCGTTCCGCCGGCAGGTTTTTGAAATCGTCGGCCGATTCGACCCGGGTTGCACCGGGCGCGAGGAGACGGACCTCTTCCTGCGCATGAAGCGTGCCGGGCTGCGCGTCCTGTACGACTCTTCCGCCGCCGTCCTGCACCTGAAATCCGACGTGGGCGGAACGCGCGTGTCGGACCCGGCGGCGCATTACCAGTGGCTCTTCTATTACGAGGCCTACTTCTTCCTGAAAAATTTTCCGTGGCGGTACTTTCCCCTGTTTCTCGCGCGGCTGTTGCCGGAAATTGCCGGTTGCGGCAAAGCGGTCGGGTTGCGCGGGGCGAAACTCTTGTGGAGGAGTCTCAAGCAGGCTGGGGCAGCGGCGCGACAGGCGAGAACGAACCCCGAGCTTGCCGGGACCGATCCAAGCTGCGGGAGGAGCGCGCTGGCGCCTCACAGCACGCAGCATCCGTGA
- a CDS encoding NAD-dependent epimerase/dehydratase family protein has translation MKALVTGGAGFIASHIVDAYVELGMEVVVVDNLSRGFRANLNPRARFYEADIRDSAAMRSIFQAEEPDYINHHAAQMDLRRAVHEPVFDAEVNILGSLHLLNLAVEFGIRRFIYASTGGAAYGEPLSVPIAEEHPIRPITPYGISKHTVEHYLFNYRVLYGLEYVVLRYGNVYGPRQSSQGEAGVAAIFCEQMLAGETPRIFGNGAKTRDYIYVSDVARANVQALRLGNGELFNIATGVPTTDEEVFHAVRAAIGIAPFTPRYLDKRPGEIDHCYLNVDKAARQLRWRSEVKLADGLRETVAYFQERHAGAAAR, from the coding sequence ATGAAAGCACTGGTGACCGGCGGCGCCGGATTCATTGCGTCGCACATCGTCGACGCTTACGTCGAGCTTGGCATGGAAGTCGTGGTGGTGGACAACCTGTCGCGCGGATTTCGGGCGAACCTGAACCCGCGAGCGCGATTCTACGAGGCGGACATCCGTGACTCTGCCGCCATGCGCTCCATCTTCCAGGCGGAAGAGCCGGATTACATCAATCACCATGCGGCCCAGATGGACCTGCGCCGCGCCGTCCATGAGCCGGTGTTCGACGCCGAGGTCAACATCCTGGGCTCGCTCCACCTGCTGAACCTGGCGGTGGAGTTCGGCATTCGCCGGTTCATCTACGCCTCGACCGGCGGCGCGGCCTACGGCGAGCCGCTCTCGGTGCCGATCGCGGAGGAGCACCCGATCCGGCCCATCACTCCGTACGGCATCAGCAAGCACACGGTCGAGCACTACCTGTTCAATTACCGGGTCCTCTACGGACTGGAATATGTCGTACTGCGATACGGCAACGTCTATGGCCCGCGACAGAGTTCGCAGGGAGAAGCGGGCGTGGCGGCCATCTTCTGCGAGCAGATGCTGGCGGGCGAGACGCCCAGGATTTTCGGCAATGGCGCCAAGACGCGGGATTACATCTACGTGAGCGATGTGGCGAGGGCCAACGTGCAGGCGTTGCGGCTCGGCAATGGCGAGCTGTTCAACATCGCCACCGGAGTGCCGACCACCGACGAGGAGGTCTTCCACGCCGTGCGCGCGGCGATCGGGATCGCTCCGTTCACGCCGCGCTACCTGGACAAGCGCCCGGGAGAGATCGATCACTGCTACCTGAACGTCGACAAAGCGGCGCGCCAACTGCGGTGGCGTTCCGAGGTCAAGCTGGCGGACGGGCTGCGGGAAACCGTCGCCTATTTTCAGGAGCGCCACGCCGGCGCGGCGGCGCGGTGA
- a CDS encoding nucleotidyltransferase family protein, with product MKAMLLAAGCGERLRPLTCRTPKCMLKFAGKPLLEHWIDKLSAGGIRDLVINVSHLAEKVTGYFGSGERWGVRIEYAREPALLGTAGAVRQMRPVLGDARFLVIYADNQSDCGLREIVDFHAARRAVATMAVCRIEDPSSCGIVGLAEDGRITRFLEKPTPEQTFSHYINAGIYVMEPDIFEHIPADGTPDFSRDVFPRMLRTEAPLYAFCYGGHVLKFDTFADWHQSEMWARQRQAASASQSAAHS from the coding sequence ATGAAGGCGATGTTGCTGGCTGCCGGATGCGGTGAGCGGCTGCGGCCCCTGACCTGCCGGACGCCGAAATGCATGTTGAAATTTGCCGGCAAGCCCTTGCTGGAACATTGGATCGACAAACTCAGCGCCGGCGGAATCCGCGACCTGGTGATCAACGTGTCGCATCTGGCGGAGAAGGTGACCGGCTATTTCGGCTCGGGCGAGCGCTGGGGCGTCCGCATCGAGTACGCGCGCGAGCCGGCCCTGCTGGGGACCGCCGGCGCGGTGCGGCAAATGCGCCCCGTGCTAGGCGATGCTCGCTTCCTGGTGATCTATGCCGACAACCAGAGCGACTGCGGGCTGCGGGAGATCGTGGACTTCCACGCGGCGCGCCGGGCCGTGGCCACCATGGCGGTGTGCCGCATTGAAGATCCCAGTTCGTGCGGAATTGTCGGCCTGGCCGAAGACGGACGCATCACCCGCTTCCTGGAGAAGCCCACGCCGGAGCAAACCTTCAGCCACTACATCAATGCCGGGATTTACGTCATGGAGCCGGACATCTTCGAACACATTCCCGCCGACGGGACGCCGGACTTCAGCCGCGACGTGTTTCCCCGCATGCTGCGGACGGAGGCGCCGCTCTACGCGTTCTGCTACGGCGGTCATGTGCTGAAGTTCGACACCTTCGCCGACTGGCACCAGTCGGAGATGTGGGCGCGGCAAAGACAAGCCGCCTCGGCATCGCAATCGGCGGCGCATTCCTGA
- a CDS encoding polysaccharide biosynthesis C-terminal domain-containing protein, which produces MSDDRAPAAAGLEPGRPWPTFASVARQSVALMPVLLLARVADLAKFMVIARAFGASAVMDAFFVASSIPFGLSSLVESTAEQGFVALGTGARAEKEGSDWTLQAVLLQLAVLTFCLIAALYLLCADSVVALVGRGLSPAARVAAARLTQLLAPILLLSPVFGLLTGFHYARGHYVCRTLTPAIGAVVLALCLWWLRGRMGIHGLAIAYSAAYVVQVGLLLPLFWNLRRHRTPLPHPLSHYGGTAIRFLLPMLAVSAFTNMNLIVDRAVASFLPPGAISYVDYANRLGNMFCNLVVGTFVMVFYPFLARQAAVFDATVVAGGTEKALRAVSLVMVPTLAIAAWMRVPTVRLLFERGAFTHADSLATGAAFAALAPGLLFLSLNTVLIRGFYSLHDSHMPMLAATASVVPNFLLDILLARYWSFVGIAAATSAVQALMFLMLAWLFQRQHAPLRLRPLACGGARMMLAAAVSIASVQGLLWCARDSAAAEEAGLATVAAILLAALIYVTAASALGVRECQRLLAWCMALATGPTMGTTRK; this is translated from the coding sequence GTGAGCGACGATCGCGCCCCGGCCGCGGCGGGGCTCGAGCCCGGCAGGCCCTGGCCGACCTTTGCCAGCGTGGCGCGCCAGAGCGTGGCGCTGATGCCTGTCCTGCTGCTGGCGCGCGTGGCGGACCTGGCGAAATTCATGGTGATTGCCCGCGCCTTTGGCGCCTCTGCCGTCATGGATGCCTTCTTTGTGGCGTCGAGCATCCCCTTCGGCCTCAGCAGTCTGGTAGAAAGCACCGCGGAGCAGGGCTTCGTGGCCCTGGGCACGGGTGCGCGCGCGGAGAAGGAGGGCAGCGATTGGACGCTGCAAGCGGTTCTGCTGCAACTCGCCGTGCTGACGTTCTGCCTGATCGCGGCCCTCTACCTGTTGTGCGCCGACTCCGTCGTTGCCCTGGTCGGGCGCGGCCTCTCCCCGGCGGCGCGCGTGGCGGCGGCGCGGCTGACGCAACTGCTGGCGCCCATCCTGCTGCTCAGCCCGGTCTTCGGATTGCTCACCGGCTTCCACTACGCGCGCGGCCATTATGTTTGCCGCACGCTGACGCCGGCGATCGGCGCGGTGGTTTTGGCGCTCTGCCTGTGGTGGCTGCGCGGCCGGATGGGCATCCACGGCCTCGCCATCGCTTACAGCGCCGCCTACGTGGTGCAGGTGGGCCTGTTGCTGCCGCTGTTTTGGAATTTGCGGCGACACCGGACCCCTCTGCCGCACCCTCTGTCCCACTACGGCGGGACGGCGATCCGGTTCCTGCTTCCGATGTTGGCGGTTTCGGCGTTTACCAACATGAACCTGATTGTGGACCGCGCCGTCGCCTCTTTTCTTCCGCCGGGCGCGATCTCCTATGTCGATTACGCGAACCGGCTGGGAAACATGTTCTGCAACCTGGTGGTGGGCACCTTCGTGATGGTGTTCTACCCGTTCCTGGCGCGCCAGGCGGCGGTGTTCGATGCGACGGTGGTCGCCGGAGGAACGGAAAAGGCCTTGCGTGCGGTGTCGCTGGTGATGGTTCCCACGCTCGCCATCGCCGCCTGGATGCGTGTTCCCACGGTGCGGCTTCTGTTCGAGCGCGGCGCGTTTACCCACGCCGATTCGCTGGCGACCGGCGCCGCCTTTGCCGCGCTCGCGCCCGGCCTGCTGTTCCTGTCTTTAAACACGGTGCTGATTCGAGGCTTCTACAGCCTGCACGACTCTCACATGCCGATGCTGGCCGCCACCGCCAGCGTGGTGCCTAACTTTCTCCTGGACATTCTGCTGGCCCGCTATTGGAGCTTCGTGGGAATTGCCGCGGCGACGTCGGCCGTGCAGGCGCTCATGTTCCTGATGCTGGCGTGGTTGTTTCAGCGGCAGCACGCGCCTCTGCGGCTGCGACCGCTGGCCTGCGGCGGAGCGAGGATGATGTTGGCCGCTGCCGTCTCCATCGCGTCGGTGCAGGGCTTGTTGTGGTGCGCGCGCGACTCGGCTGCGGCTGAGGAAGCCGGACTGGCGACCGTCGCAGCCATCCTGCTCGCGGCCCTCATCTATGTCACGGCCGCGAGTGCGCTGGGCGTGCGCGAGTGCCAGCGCCTGCTGGCGTGGTGCATGGCGCTGGCCACCGGGCCGACCATGGGCACAACCCGCAAATGA
- a CDS encoding glycosyltransferase family 4 protein has translation MRIAIVHPDLSSGKGVESYTLELARSLATEHEVHVFANRWEALPANVRLHKVWAMPGPHFLRLLTFAVNVTRQLRRQSFDLVNVQGFCALAGDVVTVHGCYRSYWQLRRKLPARLRKWLNPFHYVALGLSDRLFTSRHTRWVIALSQGAEKDICDVYGFPPQQILVRTPGVDRDKFHPANRVRYRHEVRAGFDLREDDFVLLFAGNEFQRKGLDLVLQAMARISQPRLKLLVAGATHPAVQWQYRRLARKLGVQVRFAGRQRNMDRIYAAADVFILPSRYEAFPAVVLEAAASGLPLLGSRTNGIRDVLIHDRNGWYVELDPADIAARITALMDHPLQLLRVGMAARVSTEDFDANRARASLLSTYTSLAKNGLPATAPTSQECEAQQPEQPHALF, from the coding sequence GTGCGCATCGCCATCGTTCATCCCGATCTGAGCAGCGGCAAGGGCGTGGAAAGTTACACGCTGGAGCTGGCGCGATCGCTGGCCACCGAGCACGAGGTGCACGTGTTCGCCAACCGCTGGGAGGCCCTGCCCGCCAACGTGCGGCTGCACAAGGTGTGGGCGATGCCCGGCCCGCATTTTCTCCGCCTGCTGACCTTCGCGGTGAACGTCACGCGCCAACTGCGCCGGCAATCCTTCGACCTGGTCAACGTGCAAGGCTTTTGCGCGCTGGCGGGCGACGTGGTGACCGTGCACGGCTGCTATCGTTCTTACTGGCAGTTGCGCCGGAAATTGCCGGCTCGCCTGCGGAAGTGGCTGAACCCGTTTCATTATGTCGCCCTCGGCCTCTCGGACCGGCTGTTCACCAGCCGCCACACGCGCTGGGTGATTGCGCTTTCCCAGGGCGCCGAGAAGGATATCTGCGACGTTTACGGTTTTCCGCCCCAGCAAATCCTGGTGAGAACCCCGGGAGTGGATCGCGACAAATTTCATCCTGCCAACCGCGTCCGCTACCGCCATGAGGTTCGTGCGGGATTTGATCTCCGCGAGGACGACTTCGTCCTGCTGTTCGCCGGCAACGAGTTTCAGCGCAAGGGGCTCGATCTGGTGCTGCAGGCGATGGCCCGCATCAGCCAGCCTCGGTTGAAGCTGCTGGTCGCGGGCGCGACACATCCGGCAGTCCAGTGGCAGTACCGGCGCCTGGCGCGGAAGTTGGGCGTGCAGGTGCGTTTTGCCGGCCGGCAGCGCAACATGGATCGAATCTACGCCGCGGCTGACGTGTTCATTCTCCCGTCGCGGTATGAAGCTTTCCCTGCCGTAGTCCTGGAGGCGGCAGCCTCCGGCCTGCCGCTGCTCGGCTCGCGTACCAATGGCATCCGCGATGTTCTGATCCACGATCGCAACGGCTGGTACGTCGAACTCGATCCTGCCGACATTGCGGCCCGGATCACCGCGCTGATGGACCACCCGCTGCAGTTGTTGCGCGTGGGCATGGCGGCGCGCGTCAGCACCGAAGACTTTGACGCAAACCGGGCCAGGGCCTCGCTGCTCTCCACCTACACCAGCCTGGCGAAGAACGGTTTGCCTGCGACGGCGCCGACCAGCCAGGAGTGCGAAGCGCAGCAGCCGGAGCAGCCGCATGCGCTCTTCTGA
- a CDS encoding O-antigen ligase family protein, producing MNPALSSATETVPSSSVVLLLAVTVWIAVVLASIVISPMVLLSSVLVVPAICFLRPAALPYLLLLAICATGLLVVSNSELGAGLASAGLFHVTFADAVLLAALVAEAARKLVWGSPWLPWSRIDTGLCAVTAATLISAVFALDRGTGFVAVVQTVEFWILARIIAQGLERLESALAFYRFFVAVALGELALGLVQYLFADAAAGREPLMAGTLGSPYLFGLLLGWAAMIAYTQLLAKPRPLHQWAWVAAFICLIAGLLLSGKRSQWLALTATILVLTATRWSRRTAAAVLLFIAIAAASLSLPPVRETVAGKIEQALRYEEIGTQGYARYRLVQTCWQLFVANPWLGIGPKNFRAVSERYIASRETGGYSALATEQWPLGKLAEQGVVGYAAFLYLMYVLLQQSFQVMRRQPLDRVTVTLFAFFVYITAELGEWFATERGHINFIFIGLLMAATYRGSPSARPQAVDGDLA from the coding sequence GTGAACCCGGCATTGAGCAGCGCCACCGAAACCGTTCCCTCCAGCTCGGTTGTTCTGCTGCTGGCCGTTACCGTATGGATTGCGGTCGTGCTGGCCTCGATCGTGATCTCCCCCATGGTTCTGCTCTCCAGCGTGCTGGTGGTGCCTGCGATCTGCTTCCTCCGGCCGGCCGCTCTGCCCTATCTTCTCTTGCTTGCGATCTGCGCCACCGGCCTGTTGGTAGTGAGCAACTCCGAACTGGGAGCAGGCCTGGCCAGCGCAGGCTTGTTTCACGTCACCTTTGCCGACGCCGTATTGCTAGCGGCGCTGGTGGCCGAGGCCGCGCGCAAGCTGGTGTGGGGTTCGCCGTGGCTGCCCTGGTCGCGCATCGACACCGGCCTGTGCGCCGTCACTGCGGCCACCCTGATCAGCGCGGTCTTCGCGCTCGACCGCGGCACCGGCTTCGTCGCGGTCGTACAGACGGTGGAATTCTGGATTCTTGCCCGCATCATCGCCCAAGGCCTGGAGCGGCTGGAGAGCGCGCTCGCCTTTTACCGCTTCTTCGTCGCCGTGGCGCTGGGCGAGCTGGCGCTGGGCCTGGTGCAATACCTTTTCGCCGATGCCGCCGCCGGACGTGAGCCGCTGATGGCAGGAACCCTGGGCAGTCCGTATCTGTTCGGCTTGTTGCTCGGATGGGCAGCGATGATTGCCTATACGCAGCTCCTCGCCAAACCCCGCCCCCTGCACCAGTGGGCGTGGGTGGCTGCCTTCATTTGCCTGATTGCCGGCTTGCTGCTTTCCGGCAAGCGGAGCCAATGGCTGGCGCTGACGGCGACCATCCTGGTTCTGACGGCGACACGCTGGAGCCGGCGAACGGCGGCTGCGGTCCTGTTGTTTATCGCGATCGCCGCTGCCTCCCTCAGCCTTCCGCCCGTGCGGGAGACCGTCGCCGGCAAGATCGAGCAGGCGCTGCGGTACGAGGAGATCGGTACGCAGGGCTACGCGCGGTACCGGCTGGTGCAGACCTGCTGGCAGTTGTTCGTGGCTAATCCATGGTTGGGGATCGGCCCCAAGAACTTCCGCGCCGTGTCGGAACGCTACATTGCCAGCCGGGAAACCGGAGGCTACAGCGCACTGGCGACGGAGCAGTGGCCGCTCGGCAAGCTGGCGGAGCAGGGCGTGGTTGGCTACGCCGCCTTCCTTTATCTTATGTACGTCCTGCTGCAGCAATCGTTCCAGGTCATGCGCCGGCAGCCGCTGGACCGCGTCACCGTCACGCTGTTTGCCTTCTTCGTATACATCACGGCCGAGCTGGGCGAGTGGTTCGCCACCGAACGCGGGCACATCAACTTCATTTTCATCGGACTCCTGATGGCAGCGACCTATCGAGGCTCGCCCAGCGCACGGCCGCAAGCGGTTGACGGTGATCTGGCGTGA
- a CDS encoding glycosyltransferase: MRVAIVHYWLLNRRGGEHVVDALLDIFPQADLFTLVLDRRSLPPAYSSHRVNASWLQHLPGIRRHYQKLVFLAPHALEQFNLGAYDLVISSEAGPAKGVLTRSDACHICYCHSPMRYIWDLYHDYLHEAPWGVVGRVFYSAVAHYLRQWDYATAARVDYFITNSQAVADRIRKAYRREATVIPPPVDVAAFRLANGPGEFYLVIGALSPYKRVDLAVSACTRLNRKLVVIGEGKEFKALRRLAGSSVTFLGYQPDAVVRDHYRRCRALLFPGEEDFGITVVEAQACGRPVIAYGRGGALDTVQGVFPGEAWRPGTTGVFFPRQEVHDVMEALLRFEQSESQFDAVGIRRHAEQFDVRRFKQRLAAFVASRLAEFRAQLHSHPAAGSTIAEAAPAPIVDTAVELLPTAGNRHD; encoded by the coding sequence TTGCGTGTTGCCATTGTTCATTACTGGTTGCTGAACCGGCGCGGTGGAGAGCACGTCGTCGATGCTCTGCTCGACATTTTTCCCCAGGCTGATTTGTTCACCCTGGTGCTGGATCGGCGCTCGCTGCCTCCGGCCTACTCGTCGCATCGCGTGAACGCTTCCTGGCTGCAGCACCTTCCCGGTATCCGTCGCCACTACCAGAAACTGGTATTTCTCGCGCCGCACGCGTTGGAGCAGTTCAACCTCGGCGCCTACGACCTGGTGATCAGTTCGGAGGCGGGGCCGGCCAAGGGCGTCCTGACACGCTCCGATGCCTGCCATATCTGCTACTGCCACTCACCCATGCGGTACATCTGGGACCTGTACCACGATTACCTTCACGAGGCGCCATGGGGGGTAGTAGGGCGGGTATTCTATTCGGCGGTCGCCCATTACCTGCGCCAGTGGGACTACGCCACGGCGGCGCGCGTCGACTACTTCATCACCAATTCGCAGGCCGTGGCCGACCGCATTCGCAAGGCTTATCGCCGTGAGGCGACCGTCATTCCTCCGCCCGTCGATGTCGCCGCTTTCCGGTTGGCGAACGGGCCCGGCGAGTTCTACCTGGTCATCGGCGCTTTATCTCCGTACAAGCGAGTCGACCTCGCGGTCAGCGCCTGCACCCGCCTGAATCGCAAGCTGGTCGTCATTGGCGAAGGCAAGGAGTTCAAAGCTCTCCGCCGGCTCGCGGGCAGCTCGGTAACATTCCTCGGCTACCAACCGGATGCTGTCGTCCGCGATCATTACCGGCGTTGCCGCGCGTTGCTTTTCCCCGGGGAAGAGGATTTCGGCATCACCGTGGTGGAAGCGCAGGCGTGCGGCCGGCCGGTCATCGCGTACGGCCGTGGTGGCGCGCTCGACACCGTCCAGGGAGTCTTTCCTGGTGAGGCGTGGCGGCCGGGCACGACCGGCGTGTTTTTCCCGCGGCAGGAGGTGCACGACGTGATGGAAGCCCTGCTCAGGTTTGAGCAATCGGAGTCGCAATTTGATGCCGTCGGCATTCGCCGCCATGCAGAGCAGTTCGATGTGCGGCGTTTCAAGCAGCGACTCGCTGCGTTTGTCGCCAGCAGGCTCGCTGAATTTCGGGCGCAGTTGCACTCGCATCCGGCGGCGGGCAGCACCATCGCGGAAGCTGCGCCAGCGCCGATCGTGGACACAGCGGTCGAACTGCTTCCGACAGCGGGGAATCGCCATGACTGA
- a CDS encoding GDP-mannose 4,6-dehydratase, producing MKSLITGCSGLIGPHLAERLLAGGDQVHGTYAFSADNLRPLRGRMSVSYCDIREAAAVSATVEATRPERIFHLAAQSRPLRSWEDPESAFRVNVLGTLHLLEAVRRQCPEALVVVFGSSAEYGQSLDRPLDEASPLRPDSPYGASKAAAEMLADVYGRAYKIKVIRLRPFFVVGPGRAHNIFVDFAQRIVAAENGLVDGLDVGRQSTVRDILDVRDAASAIALIAERGGSGEVYNVCTGKGVGISAALMGMAKLSSKPLRLRFEATGARPLDAAALVGDNTRLRRLGWEPRIALEQTLADILDFWRAEFLQRQSHNRAQPVVVPDGRC from the coding sequence ATGAAGTCGCTGATCACGGGCTGCAGCGGCCTCATCGGTCCGCACCTTGCGGAGCGCCTGCTCGCTGGCGGCGACCAGGTCCACGGCACCTACGCGTTCTCGGCGGACAACCTGCGGCCTCTGCGCGGCAGGATGAGTGTATCGTATTGCGATATTCGCGAGGCGGCCGCGGTGAGCGCGACGGTCGAAGCGACACGCCCGGAGCGGATCTTCCATCTGGCCGCACAGAGCCGGCCGCTCCGGTCCTGGGAAGATCCGGAAAGCGCTTTCCGCGTCAATGTCCTGGGCACGCTTCACCTGCTCGAAGCCGTGCGCCGTCAATGTCCCGAGGCGCTGGTTGTGGTCTTCGGCTCCAGTGCCGAGTACGGGCAATCCCTGGATCGGCCGCTGGACGAAGCCAGCCCGCTGCGGCCCGACAGCCCTTACGGGGCGAGCAAGGCCGCCGCCGAAATGCTCGCCGACGTTTATGGCCGTGCCTACAAGATCAAGGTGATTCGCCTGCGGCCGTTCTTTGTCGTGGGCCCGGGCCGCGCGCACAACATCTTTGTAGATTTTGCGCAGCGCATCGTGGCGGCGGAGAACGGCCTTGTCGATGGCCTCGATGTGGGCCGGCAGTCCACGGTGCGCGACATCCTGGACGTGCGCGACGCCGCTTCGGCCATTGCGCTCATCGCGGAGCGCGGCGGCTCGGGCGAGGTCTACAACGTGTGCACCGGGAAAGGCGTTGGCATCTCTGCGGCCCTGATGGGCATGGCCAAGCTTTCGTCCAAACCGTTGCGCCTGCGTTTCGAAGCCACCGGCGCGCGGCCGCTGGACGCTGCCGCGCTGGTAGGCGACAACACGCGGCTGCGCCGGCTGGGCTGGGAACCGCGCATCGCTCTGGAACAGACACTGGCGGATATTTTGGACTTCTGGCGCGCCGAGTTTCTCCAGCGGCAGAGCCACAACCGCGCCCAGCCGGTTGTCGTCCCTGACGGTCGCTGCTGA